A single Cupriavidus sp. D39 DNA region contains:
- a CDS encoding thiamine pyrophosphate-binding protein translates to MTNPNPEPLAWQEDIFRVIKQAGVRQVAYVPDAGHSHVIQRAKADPEIRDIVLTTEEEGVGVVSGAWLGGERAVLLMQSSGVGNCVNMFSLLESCRFPFFTIVTMRGEYAEFNPWQGPMGLATEGALKLMGITVYRVDSPQDAAELVDAGLSSAFDAGQRVAILLSQSLIGRKKWVR, encoded by the coding sequence ATGACAAATCCAAATCCTGAGCCCCTTGCCTGGCAAGAAGACATCTTCCGAGTCATCAAGCAAGCCGGGGTCCGCCAAGTTGCCTACGTGCCGGACGCCGGCCACTCGCATGTCATCCAGCGGGCCAAGGCCGACCCGGAGATCCGCGACATCGTCCTCACCACCGAGGAAGAGGGCGTCGGCGTGGTCAGCGGCGCGTGGCTGGGCGGCGAGCGCGCGGTGCTGCTCATGCAGAGCAGCGGCGTGGGCAACTGCGTGAACATGTTCTCGCTGCTGGAAAGCTGCCGTTTCCCGTTCTTCACCATCGTGACCATGCGCGGCGAGTACGCCGAGTTCAATCCCTGGCAGGGGCCGATGGGCCTGGCTACCGAGGGGGCGCTCAAGCTGATGGGCATCACGGTGTACCGCGTGGACTCGCCGCAGGACGCTGCGGAACTGGTCGATGCGGGGCTGTCTTCCGCATTCGACGCCGGGCAACGCGTCGCGATTCTTCTCTCTCAAAGCCTCATCGGCCGCAAAAAGTGGGTGCGCTGA
- a CDS encoding tripartite tricarboxylate transporter substrate-binding protein, which translates to MTAIKHVGTGLKWMVFGPLAAALASGAMAADGFPSKPVTLVVPFSAGGPTDVVARALAQAMSKDLGQSVIVENRLGAGGTVAAAYVARAQPDGYTILIHHNGMATAPALYKKLSYSPLRDFEYIGQVADVPMTLLGRKDLPPATAQDLVKYVTQNKDKVSLANAGLGAVSQLCGLLFEEAVHVKMTAIPYQGTGPALTALLGGQVDLLCDQTTSTLPHINANRLRFYGVTTPKRIKALPNAPTLQEGGLKGFDMKVWHGVYAPKGTPPAVTARLTKALQKGLQDPLVAKRLDDLGAEVVPVDKQTPEGLHTWLKAESDKWQPLLRTMKVEAD; encoded by the coding sequence ATGACCGCGATAAAGCACGTAGGCACTGGGTTGAAGTGGATGGTTTTCGGGCCGCTTGCGGCAGCGCTTGCCTCGGGCGCGATGGCCGCGGATGGGTTCCCGTCCAAGCCGGTCACGCTGGTGGTTCCCTTTTCGGCGGGCGGCCCGACGGATGTCGTGGCGCGAGCACTCGCGCAGGCGATGTCCAAGGATCTTGGCCAGAGCGTGATCGTGGAGAACCGCCTCGGCGCCGGCGGCACCGTCGCGGCGGCCTATGTCGCGCGGGCCCAGCCGGATGGCTACACCATCCTGATCCACCACAACGGGATGGCGACGGCGCCCGCGCTGTACAAGAAGCTGTCGTACAGCCCGCTGAGAGACTTCGAGTACATCGGGCAAGTCGCGGATGTCCCGATGACGCTGCTCGGGCGCAAGGACCTGCCCCCGGCCACCGCGCAAGACCTGGTGAAGTACGTCACCCAGAACAAGGACAAGGTCTCCCTGGCCAATGCTGGGCTGGGGGCGGTATCCCAGCTGTGCGGGCTGCTGTTCGAGGAGGCGGTGCATGTGAAGATGACCGCGATTCCCTACCAGGGCACCGGGCCGGCGCTTACGGCGCTGCTTGGCGGGCAGGTTGACCTGTTGTGCGACCAGACCACGTCGACGTTGCCGCATATCAATGCCAACCGGCTCAGGTTCTATGGCGTGACCACGCCCAAGCGCATCAAGGCGCTACCCAATGCGCCGACGCTGCAGGAGGGCGGTCTCAAGGGTTTCGACATGAAGGTCTGGCATGGGGTCTACGCGCCCAAGGGCACGCCGCCAGCCGTCACCGCGCGCTTGACCAAAGCCCTGCAGAAGGGCCTGCAGGACCCGTTGGTAGCGAAGCGGCTCGATGATCTCGGCGCCGAGGTCGTGCCAGTCGACAAGCAGACGCCGGAAGGGCTGCACACCTGGCTCAAGGCGGAGAGCGACAAATGGCAACCGCTACTGAGAACGATGAAGGTGGAAGCGGACTAA
- a CDS encoding MarR family winged helix-turn-helix transcriptional regulator: MPASVPASVPATSRLNQPQSIEDLLLYRLSCLLADAGGIVIRYCEGQFGITRREWRLLALLGAQGAPREMSSSELAQLAHLDRPRASRTITALVDKKLVSRVARPDDARQVTLALTAAGEALYGEIFPLTKQVNLELLDALEDKEVAQLGDMLGRLEQRSRQMAARGGLPLADRRRGGSGRSRQAPAQGDAQVAGNGK; the protein is encoded by the coding sequence ATGCCAGCTTCCGTGCCAGCTTCCGTGCCAGCTACCAGCCGCCTGAACCAGCCGCAATCGATCGAGGACCTCCTGCTCTACCGCCTGAGCTGCCTGCTGGCGGATGCCGGCGGCATCGTGATCCGCTATTGCGAGGGCCAGTTCGGCATCACGCGCAGGGAATGGCGCCTGCTGGCCCTGCTGGGCGCACAGGGTGCGCCGCGTGAGATGAGCTCGTCCGAGCTGGCGCAACTGGCCCACCTGGACCGTCCCCGCGCCTCCCGCACGATCACCGCCCTGGTCGACAAGAAGCTGGTCAGCCGGGTGGCGCGGCCGGACGATGCGCGGCAGGTCACGCTGGCGCTGACCGCTGCGGGAGAGGCGCTGTACGGCGAGATCTTCCCGCTGACGAAACAGGTCAACCTGGAACTGCTGGATGCGCTGGAGGACAAGGAAGTGGCGCAGCTAGGTGACATGCTGGGGCGGCTTGAGCAGCGCTCGCGGCAGATGGCCGCGCGTGGCGGCCTGCCGCTCGCGGACCGGCGGCGTGGTGGCAGCGGGCGCAGCCGCCAGGCGCCGGCGCAGGGCGATGCGCAGGTGGCTGGAAATGGCAAGTAG
- a CDS encoding Bug family tripartite tricarboxylate transporter substrate binding protein yields MKRLIVQVGIGALVAFGAHAQPVYPDHPIRMVVGFAAGGSTDLVARIVANKVGMLLGQSIVVENRAGAGGSIATDAVAKSKADGYTLLFGTSSHAINASLYKTLPYDSGAVVPVSIVAAVPMVLSVNPSVKANTAKELVDDIRKHPGKYSYGSAGKGSALHMAVELLKYQEHLDIVHAPYRGASQAIQSVMSGDLQFITDAVSTSAPMIKAGRLKALAVTTGTRSSVLPKVPTMKEAGFPSYETSIWNMVMVPRGTPAPVIEKLSAALQQAVKDPEVRERMEKIGVEPVVDSSPDQAARFVQAETRRWAEVIKAGNIQAD; encoded by the coding sequence ATGAAACGCTTGATTGTGCAAGTCGGGATCGGTGCGCTCGTCGCCTTTGGCGCGCACGCCCAGCCGGTGTACCCCGACCATCCCATCCGCATGGTGGTCGGCTTTGCCGCCGGCGGCAGCACGGACCTGGTGGCGCGTATCGTCGCCAACAAGGTCGGCATGCTGCTGGGCCAGTCGATCGTGGTCGAGAACCGGGCAGGCGCGGGCGGCAGCATTGCCACCGACGCCGTCGCCAAGAGCAAGGCCGATGGCTACACGCTGCTGTTCGGCACCAGCTCGCACGCCATCAACGCGTCGCTATACAAGACGCTTCCCTATGACAGCGGCGCGGTCGTGCCCGTGTCGATCGTGGCCGCCGTGCCGATGGTGCTCTCGGTGAACCCATCGGTGAAAGCCAACACCGCAAAGGAACTGGTCGACGACATCAGGAAGCACCCCGGCAAGTACAGCTACGGCTCCGCGGGCAAGGGCAGCGCGCTGCATATGGCCGTAGAACTGCTGAAGTACCAGGAACACCTGGACATCGTCCACGCGCCTTACCGGGGTGCGAGCCAGGCGATCCAGTCCGTGATGTCCGGCGACCTGCAGTTCATCACCGATGCCGTTTCCACTTCCGCGCCCATGATCAAGGCCGGGCGCCTGAAGGCGCTCGCGGTCACGACCGGGACGCGTTCGAGCGTGCTGCCGAAGGTCCCGACGATGAAGGAGGCGGGTTTTCCCAGCTATGAAACCTCGATCTGGAACATGGTGATGGTGCCCCGCGGCACCCCCGCGCCCGTGATCGAAAAGCTGAGCGCGGCCCTGCAACAGGCCGTCAAGGACCCTGAAGTACGGGAGCGGATGGAAAAGATCGGCGTGGAACCCGTGGTGGATTCCAGCCCGGACCAGGCCGCCAGGTTCGTGCAGGCGGAGACGCGCCGCTGGGCGGAGGTCATCAAGGCGGGCAACATCCAGGCGGACTGA